One part of the Spirochaetaceae bacterium genome encodes these proteins:
- the gap gene encoding type I glyceraldehyde-3-phosphate dehydrogenase produces MKVAINGFGRIGRLVFQSLVHQKMLGKGPGKIDVVAVVDVTTDADYFAYQLKWDSTQGQMKAKFETKKSNDGQKANDVLVVNGHEILCVPAERELKNLPWGRLGVEYVIEASGIFNSDEAAKGHLEAGAKKVILTAPGKGNVKTLVMGVNHEQYESATHHIVSNASCTTNCLAPVVHVLLKEGIGIETGLMTTIHAYTATQKTVDGPSKKDWRGGRAAAINIIPSSTGAAKAVGEVLPETKGKLTGMSFRVPVATVSVVDLTFRAAKNTSIEKIDGSLKKASRTYLKNILGYTEEELVSSDFIHDSRSSIYDGLATMQNNLPNEKRFFKIVTWYDNEWGYSNRVIDLVKYMAEKDGKW; encoded by the coding sequence CGGTAAAATTGATGTGGTGGCTGTAGTTGATGTTACAACCGATGCCGATTATTTTGCCTATCAGTTAAAATGGGATTCGACACAAGGGCAAATGAAAGCAAAATTTGAAACTAAAAAAAGTAACGATGGCCAAAAGGCTAACGATGTTTTAGTAGTAAATGGCCACGAAATTTTATGTGTGCCTGCCGAGCGCGAACTTAAAAATTTACCTTGGGGCCGCTTAGGGGTAGAATATGTTATCGAAGCCAGCGGTATCTTTAACAGTGATGAGGCCGCTAAAGGCCATCTTGAAGCCGGCGCTAAAAAAGTTATCTTAACGGCGCCCGGTAAAGGGAATGTTAAAACTTTAGTAATGGGTGTAAACCACGAACAATATGAAAGCGCTACCCACCACATTGTAAGCAACGCCAGCTGTACCACCAACTGTTTAGCGCCTGTAGTGCACGTGCTTTTAAAAGAAGGTATTGGTATTGAAACCGGTTTAATGACTACTATCCACGCTTATACAGCTACCCAAAAAACCGTTGACGGGCCAAGTAAAAAAGATTGGCGCGGCGGCCGGGCAGCGGCTATTAATATTATTCCTAGCAGCACTGGGGCTGCCAAAGCTGTGGGCGAGGTTTTACCGGAAACCAAAGGCAAGTTAACCGGTATGTCGTTTAGAGTACCTGTAGCTACCGTTAGTGTGGTAGATTTAACTTTTAGGGCCGCTAAAAATACCAGTATCGAAAAAATTGACGGCAGCTTAAAGAAGGCTAGCCGCACGTACTTAAAAAATATTTTAGGTTATACCGAAGAAGAATTGGTATCGAGCGATTTTATCCACGATAGCCGCAGCTCTATTTACGATGGTTTGGCTACTATGCAAAATAATTTACCAAACGAAAAAAGATTTTTTAAGATTGTAACTTGGTACGATAATGAATGGGGCTACAGCAACCGTGTTATCGACTTAGTAAAATATATGGCCGAAAAAGATGGTAAATGGTAA
- a CDS encoding patatin-like phospholipase family protein produces MFKKLALILLLLLTLINPVAAQRPTVGLVLGGGGALGLAHIGVIKVLQEYNIPIDMIAGTSMGAIIGGLLALGYSADEMAYILREANLFALMNDHEKWRYTAPRAKLNPWNPMISNQGIVNSFSGLITGFVLNNFLDQLFWDAGHYNHFDELPIPFRATSYDPVLHRKVVFENGSLSRSIRASMAIPAVFTPVFFNGRPLFDGGIINNLPVQEAVDFGVDIIITIDLTQENDDDFFSVNLLSMLNITLQDRIHFDNMARSMSHIIINPKLAGFQIYSFNDAEILMALGEEAARQQLDQLLPLADPQLQRQSRNTREAVPIERIVIISDLDEQPYHQEITLESTRYVTREQARAMGHEYGFNLFAKSMHFHFSGTTLYYHIIPHVGFEAGAGIGFDSDFGARMQLGFSYRNINRFPLYLQNILTINDGLWNAGFLKFFPHNSLFFNFLFDWSLYDNLNGFFEYPAKQNGQVMGPNNYHFTVATAFVVDNSYYLTFGYRYHYMTTRDTPIEGVPASEHFNALRQEFIFNNLNHPRYPSFGLKVAIINEAGLFAENFFYRLETSAKIANPLTSFLSLHLGLKLGLVTGDNIPYVSYFNLGGLYDLDNHSAFLGYSRGEVTGRSLLRFNAALQHTMFLRMHNIIEWSGAFVDEQHIINLNYQNFYQSVGYRLAIDFNPYMIDVGIFWNIRRNQPTLTIKLGGFY; encoded by the coding sequence ATGTTTAAAAAGCTAGCTTTAATTTTGCTTTTACTATTAACTTTAATTAACCCCGTAGCTGCCCAGAGGCCAACCGTTGGCTTAGTACTCGGCGGCGGCGGCGCTTTAGGGTTAGCCCATATCGGAGTAATTAAAGTATTACAAGAATACAATATACCTATAGATATGATAGCCGGCACCAGTATGGGGGCCATCATTGGCGGTCTTTTGGCCTTAGGTTATAGCGCCGATGAGATGGCTTATATATTGCGCGAGGCTAATCTTTTTGCTTTAATGAACGACCACGAAAAGTGGCGTTATACGGCCCCGCGTGCCAAACTAAACCCGTGGAACCCGATGATAAGTAATCAGGGTATTGTTAATAGTTTTTCCGGCCTCATTACCGGCTTTGTTTTAAATAATTTTTTAGACCAGCTCTTTTGGGATGCCGGCCACTATAACCACTTTGATGAGCTGCCTATCCCTTTTAGAGCTACCTCGTACGACCCGGTTTTGCACCGTAAAGTGGTTTTTGAAAACGGCTCGCTTAGCCGCTCGATACGCGCCAGTATGGCTATCCCGGCCGTTTTTACCCCCGTCTTTTTTAACGGCCGGCCCTTATTTGATGGCGGCATTATTAACAACTTACCGGTACAAGAGGCCGTCGATTTTGGGGTAGACATTATTATCACCATCGATTTAACCCAAGAAAATGACGATGATTTTTTCAGCGTTAATTTATTGTCTATGCTTAATATAACTTTACAAGACAGAATTCATTTTGATAATATGGCACGCAGTATGAGCCATATTATTATCAACCCTAAGTTAGCAGGCTTTCAAATTTATAGTTTTAACGATGCCGAAATATTGATGGCATTAGGTGAAGAAGCTGCTCGTCAGCAACTTGACCAGCTTCTACCCCTTGCCGACCCGCAGCTACAGCGGCAAAGTCGGAATACCCGTGAAGCTGTGCCTATCGAACGGATTGTCATTATTAGCGATTTAGATGAACAGCCTTACCATCAAGAAATAACCCTTGAGAGCACCCGCTATGTTACCCGCGAACAAGCACGGGCAATGGGCCACGAATATGGTTTTAATTTATTTGCTAAAAGTATGCACTTTCATTTTAGCGGTACAACTCTTTATTACCATATTATCCCCCATGTTGGCTTTGAGGCCGGCGCCGGTATCGGTTTTGACAGCGATTTTGGCGCCCGTATGCAGTTAGGTTTTAGCTACAGAAATATTAACCGTTTTCCTTTATATTTACAAAATATTTTAACTATTAACGATGGATTATGGAATGCCGGTTTTTTAAAATTTTTTCCGCATAACTCACTTTTTTTTAATTTTTTATTTGATTGGTCGCTTTATGATAACTTAAATGGCTTTTTTGAATACCCGGCTAAACAAAACGGACAAGTTATGGGGCCTAACAACTATCACTTTACCGTGGCCACAGCCTTTGTTGTAGATAACTCTTACTATTTAACATTTGGTTACCGTTACCACTATATGACGACCCGAGACACACCTATCGAAGGTGTACCGGCCAGCGAGCACTTTAATGCTCTTAGGCAAGAATTTATTTTTAATAATTTAAACCACCCCCGCTACCCTAGCTTTGGCTTAAAAGTAGCCATTATCAACGAAGCCGGATTATTTGCAGAAAATTTTTTTTACCGCCTAGAAACCAGCGCTAAAATAGCCAATCCTCTTACTTCATTTTTAAGTTTACATTTAGGGTTAAAATTAGGTTTAGTTACCGGCGACAATATACCTTACGTTAGTTATTTTAATTTAGGCGGCTTGTACGACCTTGACAACCACTCGGCTTTTTTAGGTTACAGCCGCGGCGAGGTAACTGGCCGGTCTTTATTGCGTTTTAATGCCGCTTTACAACATACCATGTTTTTACGTATGCATAATATAATAGAGTGGAGCGGAGCTTTTGTTGATGAACAACACATTATTAACCTTAATTATCAAAATTTTTACCAAAGTGTGGGCTACCGCTTAGCTATCGATTTTAACCCTTATATGATTGATGTAGGCATTTTTTGGAACATACGCCGTAACCAGCCAACCTTAACCATTAAACTTGGCGGCTTTTATTAA